The genomic stretch CTGAATGCGCCTCCTCGTCTGTCTCGCCGTGCTCGCCGTCGCGCTTCCCGCGACCGCCCAGGACCGGACGCCGCTGCCGCCCGGCGTGGACGTGATGTCGCGTGAGGCGTGGGGCGGGACGCCCCCGACCGGGCCGATGGTGCCGCAGACGCCGGCCGCGCTGACGATCCACCATGCGGGCACGCCGATGCGGCCGGACCGGTCGCCGGAGGACATCCTCCGGGCGCTCCTCGCCTTCTCGACGAGCCAGGACACGCTGGCCGATGGTTCCGTGAAACGGGCCTGGGCGGACATCCCCTACCACTTCGCCATCACGGCGGACGGCACCATCCTGGAGGCGCGGGACGTGCAGTTCCAGGGCGCGACCAACACCGTCTACGACCTCAGCGACCAGATCCTGGTGGAGTTGGACGGCAACTTCGAGATCGAGTCGCCGACGGAGGCGCAGATGGCGAGCCTGCTGGCGCTCTCGGAGGCGCTGGCCCGGCAGTGGGGCTTCGGCCCGGCGACGGTGGCGGGGCACCGCGACCGGGCTCCCGGCCAGACGGTCTGCCCCGGCGACTCGCTCGTGGCGCGCTTCCCCGACATCCGCGACGCCGTCGCCCGCGGCGCCCGCCAGTCGCTGAGCGGGGCGTGGGTGGCCGACCTCCGCACGTCGCCCGAGGCGGCCCCGGACCTCGTTCCGCTGACGCTGTCTGTCGACGCCCTGGGAAGGGTGACGGGGACGCTGGGCGACACGGTGATCTCGTCGGGGAGCGTGGATGCGACGTGGGACGCGCTCCGGTTTACGTTCTCGGTGGAGACGGCCGATGACTCGGTCCAGACACACGGCGCGGTCCGCGGCGGGCGTTTGGAGGCCACGTCGGTCGGTCCGGACGGGACGCTGGTCGTCTGGTCGGCCGTCCGCTCCGAGTAAGTCTTCGTTCGGCCCGTGCGTCCGACATCCTCTTCTTCTGGTTCTGCCATGCGCTTCGCCTTCCTCGCCCTTCTGCTCGTCGCCGTCACCGGCTGCCGCTTCGAGGCCCGCCCTGCGGCCGAGGATCCGGCGCCGGCCTCCGCTGCCGCTGCTCCGGGAGAGTTCTCGGACTCGCTGGTCGAGACGACGACGCCGGACGGCAAGCCTGCCGTCGTGCTCTACGTGACGGAGTGGTGCCCGTACTGCGCGCAGGCGCGCGAGTTCATGGACGCGGAGGACGTTCCGCACCGGGTCGTGGACATCGAGAAGGACCCGGCGGGGGCGGCGGAGTACGCGGCGCGCGGCGGCACGGGCGGGATCCCGCTGGTGGCGGTCGGGGAGAACACGATCCAGGGCTGGAGCGAGGAGGTGGCGACCCAGATGCTGACGGAGGCGGGGTACAAGTAGGCCCGCCTCGGGGCCGAGGTGGGGCGTGTGAATGGGATGGGCGGCGGTGGATGAGCGACGGATCTTTCGGCGGCCTCCCCTCCCTCTCGATGCGCGCCCTCTGGCTCCTCGCCGTCCTCCTGGGCGGCTGCTCCCTCGTCAGCT from Rubrivirga sp. SAORIC476 encodes the following:
- a CDS encoding peptidoglycan recognition family protein; translated protein: MRLLVCLAVLAVALPATAQDRTPLPPGVDVMSREAWGGTPPTGPMVPQTPAALTIHHAGTPMRPDRSPEDILRALLAFSTSQDTLADGSVKRAWADIPYHFAITADGTILEARDVQFQGATNTVYDLSDQILVELDGNFEIESPTEAQMASLLALSEALARQWGFGPATVAGHRDRAPGQTVCPGDSLVARFPDIRDAVARGARQSLSGAWVADLRTSPEAAPDLVPLTLSVDALGRVTGTLGDTVISSGSVDATWDALRFTFSVETADDSVQTHGAVRGGRLEATSVGPDGTLVVWSAVRSE
- a CDS encoding glutaredoxin family protein, with protein sequence MRFAFLALLLVAVTGCRFEARPAAEDPAPASAAAAPGEFSDSLVETTTPDGKPAVVLYVTEWCPYCAQAREFMDAEDVPHRVVDIEKDPAGAAEYAARGGTGGIPLVAVGENTIQGWSEEVATQMLTEAGYK